The genomic interval GGAGGGGGGCTACATCGGGAGGTTGCCCTATCTCTGCCCGCGGGTGGTCTTACGTCCCGCCTGCGCCGGCGTGGTCAGGGTGGCGCCCGGCGCAGGCGACACAGGTCGTCGCAGCGGGCAGGGCCTCCAGGCGGCCCGCGGGGATGGGCCCGCCGCAGGTCTCGCACCGGCCGTACGTCCCCGCGGCCACCCGGGCCAGGGCATGCTCGACCCCGGCCAGCCCGGACCGGGCCGCGGCCAGCGAGGCCGAGAGCTGGGACCGCTCGAAGGCGATGGTGGACCCCT from Actinomycetes bacterium carries:
- a CDS encoding TraR/DksA C4-type zinc finger protein, with product MTERRRRLTAQVAALERAFAALVAATEGANTDDEHDPEGSTIAFERSQLSASLAAARSGLAGVEHALARVAAGTYGRCETCGGPIPAGRLEALPAATTCVACAGRHPDHAGAGGT